GCGTCGCCTCGGCGAAAGCCTGCTCGACCTCCTCGGCCTCCGCGGGATCCTCCGCCTTCTCCTGCAGGTTCCCCGAGAGCGCGCTCACCGTGGTGCCCACCACGTCCTGCGCCCCCGCGGCATCCGTACCGAGGAGCCCCGCGATCTCCTGAAGTTTGTCGTCGCCGAGTTCGTCGAGGACGTCCTTCTCCAGAGAGGTTCCGCTTCCGGGCGAGGTTTCGGGAGATTCTTGGCTCATGCGTTAAAAGCTACTTCTGCCCGACTTCGTCGGCACCCCGAAAAACTAGTGGCCTTGCCCGTGCAACCCTTCCCGCCCGACGCGGGTCGTACTGTGCGTCGGGACTTCCGTGGGGGGGGATCTGGGGGGATCGCCGGAGGGCCGACAGGGGAGGGGAGACCCGAAGGGGCCCGGTCGAAAGACCGGGCCCCTTCGAAGCTGTCACCGCCCGAGCCCGAGCCACAGCACGCACCGCCCAAGTCACAGCCCTCATCCCCTCATCGAGTTATCCACAGGCTTCCCGCACTGTCAGCGCCGAGCGATAGCGTCGGCTCATGTCGAGTCCAGCAAAAGCAGCGGCCTCAACGGCAAAAGCGGCGGCGGGCACCGCCGTGGTCGAGGGGGTCCTGGAACGGATCACGTACGCCAACGAGGAGAACGGGTACACGGTCGCCCGCGTGGACACGGGCCGCGGCAGCGGCGACCTCCTCACCGTCGTCGGCGCGCTGCTGGGCGCCCAGGCAGGCGAGTCCCTGCGCATGGAGGGCCGCTGGGGCTCCCACGCGCAGTACGGCAAGCAGTTCACGGTGGAGAACTACACGACCATCCTCCCCGCCACCATCCAGGGCATCCGCCGCTATCTGGGCTCGGGCCTCATCAAGGGCATCGGCCCCGTCATGGCCGACCGCATCACCACCCACTTCGGCGTGGACACCCTCGACATCATCGAGAAGGAGCCCAAGCGCCTCGTCGAGGTCCCGGGCCTCGGCCCCAAGCGCACCAAGATGATCGCCGCGGCCTGGGAGGAGCAGAAGGCCATCAAGGAGGTCATGGTCTTCCTCCAGGGCGTGGGCGTCTCCACCTCCATCGCCGTTCGCATCTACAAGAAGTACGCGGACGCCTCCATCTCCATAGTGAAGAACGAGCCCTACCGCCTCGCGGCCGACGTCTGGGGCATCGGCTTCCTCACCGCGGACCGCATCGCCCAGTCCGTCGGCATCCCGCACGACAGCCCCGAACGGGTCAAGGCAGGCCTCCAGTACGCACTGTCCCAGTCCACCGATCAGGGCAACTGCTACCTCCCCGAGGACCGCCTCATCGCGGACGCGGTGAAGCTGCTCCAGGTCGACACGGGCCTGGTGATCGACTGCCTGGCGGAGCTGGCCACCGAAGAGGAAGGCGTCGTACGCGAGACGGTCCCGGGCCCCGGCGGCGAAGAGTCCGTCACCGCCGTCTACCTCATCCCCTTCCACCGCGCGGAGCTCTCCCTCTCCGCCCAGCTCCTGCGCCTCCTGCGGACCCCCGAGGACCGCATGCCGGCCTTCCAGGACGTGGCCTGGGACAAGGCCCTCTCCTGGCTGGCCGCCCGCACCGGCGCCGACCTCGCCCCCGGCCAGGAGGAGGCGGTCAGGCTCGCGCTGACGCAGAAGGCGGCCGTCCTCACCGGAGGCCCCGGCTGCGGCAAGTCCTTCACGGTCCGGTCCATCGTGGAGCTGGCCCGCGCCAAGAAGGCCAAGGTCGTCCTCGCGGCCCCCACGGGCCGGGCCGCCAAACGCCTCGCCGAGCTCACCGGGACGGAGGCCTCCACCGTCCACCGCCTCCTGGAGCTCAAGCCGGGCGGGGACGCCGCGTACGACAAGGACCGTCCGCTCGACGCGGACCTCGTCGTGGTCGACGAGGCGTCCATGCTGGACCTGCTCCTGGCGAACAAGCTGGTGAAAGCCGTCGCCCCCGGCGCCCACCTCCTGTTCGTCGGAGACGTGGACCAGCTGCCGAGCGTCGGCGCCGGCGAGGTCCTGCGGGACATGCTCAGCGAGCAGAGCCCCATCCCCGCGGTCCGGCTCACCCACATCTTCCGCCAGGCCAAGCAGTCCGGCGTCGTCACGAACGCCCACCGCATCAACTCGGGGGTGCCGCCCATCACCCAGGGCCTCTCCGACTTCTTCCTCTTCGTGGAGGACGAGACCGAGGACGCGGGCCGGGTCACGGTGGACGTGGCCGCGCGCCGCATCCCGGCGAAGTTCGGCCTCGACCCGCGCCGCGACGTCCAGGTGCTCGCGCCCATGCACCGCGGCCCTGCGGGCGCGGGGAACCTGAACGGCCTGCTCCAGCAGGCCATCACCCCCAGCAGGCCCGACGTACCGGAGAAGCGCTTCGGCGGCCGGGTGTTCCGCGTCGGCGACAAGGTCACCCAGATCCGCAACAACTACGAGAAGGGGCAGAACGGCGTCTTCAATGGCACCGTCGGAGTAGTCACCTCGCTCGACTCCGACGAGCAGCGGCTCACGGTCCTGACGGACGAGGACGAGGAGATTCCGTACGACTTCGACGAACTGGACGAACTGGCGCACGCCTACGCCGTCACCATCCACCGCTCCCAGGGCAGCGAGTATCCCGCGGTGGTGATCCCCGTGACCACGGGGGCATGGATGATGCTGCAGCGGAACCTGCTCTACACGGCGGTCACGCGCGCCAAGAAGCTGGTGGTCCTGGTCGGTTCGCGCAAGGCTCTGGGGCAAGCGGTGCGCACGGTCTCCGCGGGCAGACGCTGTACGGCCCTGGATTTCCGGCTCGCCGGAGGCCGTGGATCCGCTCCGGGATCCACGCCCGGAGCCACCCCCGGATCCGCCTCCCGAAATTTTGATCGATCAAACGAGTAGGAAAGGTCACAGAGCACTTCCGCAACCGGGGCGAAGAGGGGCAGGATGAGAAGGTTGGCGGCACTCAGTGCCGCCAATAGGCCCAATGGTCGACCCCGAGTGCACTCTCCAGGGCCAAATGGGGGATGGTAGAGACAGTCAGGGCACCTCGAAGAAGAGGCACAACGTCGGTGAGGGATGACGTGAGCGACAACTCTGTAGTACTGCGGTACGGCGATGGCGAGTACACCTACCCGGTGATCGATTCGACCGTCGGCGACAAGGGCTTCGACATCGGGAAGCTCCGCGCCCAGACCGGTCTGGTGACCCTGGACAGCGGCTATGGCAATACCGCCGCCTATAAATCCGCCATCACCTATCTCGACGGTGAGCAGGGGATCCTCCGGTACCGCGGCTATCCGATCGAGCAGCTGGCCGAGCGCTCCACCTTCACCGAGGTGGCGTACCTGCTGATCAACGGCGAACTGCCGAAGGTCGACGAGCTCGCCAGCTTCAAGAACGAGATCACGCAGCACACCCTGCTGCACGAGGACGTCAAGCGGTTCTACGACGGCTTCCCGCGTGACGCCCACCCGATGGCGATGCTGTCGTCCGTGGTCAGCGCGCTGTCGACGTTCTACCAGGACAGTCACAACCCGTTCGACGAGGAGCAGCGCGACCTCTCGACGATCCGCCTGCTCGCCAAGCTTCCGACGATCGCGGCATACGCCTACAAGAAGTCCGTGGGCCACCCGGTCGTCTACCCGCGCAACGACCTCGGCTATGTCGAGAACTTCCTGCGCATGACCTTCTCGGTGCCGGCCGCCGAGTACGACCTCGACCCGGTCGTCGTGTCCGCGCTGGACAAGCTCCTGATCCTGCACGCGGACCACGAGCAGAACTGTTCGACCTCCACCGTGCGTCTGGTGGGCTCGTCGCAGGCGAACATGTTCGCCTCGATCTCCGCCGGCATCTCGGCCCTCTGGGGCCCGCTGCACGGTGGCGCCAACCAGTCCGTCCTGGAGATGCTCGAGGGCATCAAGCAGGACGGCGGCGACGTCGACAACTTCATCCGCAAGGTGAAGAACAAGGAAGACGGCGTGAAGCTCATGGGCTTCGGGCACCGCGTCTACAAGAACTTCGACCCCCGGGCGAAGATCATCAAGGCTGCCGCGCACGACGTCCTGTCGGCTCTCGGCAAGGACGACGAGCTCCTGGACATCGCGCTCAAGCTGGAGGAGCACGCGCTGGCCGACGACTACTTCGTCGAGCGCAAGCTCTACCCGAACGTGGACTTCTACACGGGCCTCATCTACCGCGCGATGGGCTTCCCGACCGAGATGTTCACCGTGCTGTTCGCGCTGGGCCGGCTGCCGGGCTGGATCGCGCAGTGGCACGAGATGATCAAGGAGCCGGGATCCCGCATCGGGCGCCCGCGCCAGATCTACACGGGCGAGGTTCTCCGGGACTTCGTCCCGGTCGAGGGTCGCTGACCTTCACCGGAGCGCCAAGCGAAAAGCGCCCCGCCGCCGATCCCCCCACGGGTCGACGGTCGGGGCGCTTTCCTGTTTCCCGGTGCGGATTCCCCCCACGGGATCCGGCCGGGCGTCTGTGGTGGCAGCGCGCCAGTCTTCCTGCGATCTGCCGGGACGCGTACGTATCGGGAGGGCCGCTCAAAGCTCTCCGGTGCACGTGTCCCGGCCAACGCATTCCTAGGAACATCCCCCAAGATGTCCCCGATGTCTAGAGACGTCCCCCAAGACGTCTCTGGCATCGTCCTCTTAGACTCACGAGCCCCCTCGATGGTTACGTTGAGATCCCTGTGATCTGCGTCTCCTGCATATGTCCTGTACGTATGCAAGAGGTCCGATATGCCGATCGAGACTCATGCGTGAGAATGCTGCGACCAAGATGTGAAGAGCTTATGTGAAGTTTCTGAGACGGAGGCTATTGCTGACCACAAAGACCGAAGAAAATGCCATCGCGGCCCCGGCGATCATCGGATTCAGGAGCCCGGCCGCGGCGAGCGGCAGTGCGGCCACGTTGTAGCCGAAGGCCCAGAAGAGATTGCCCTTGATCGTGGCGAGGGTCTTGCGGGAGAGCCTGATGGCGTCGGCGGCCCCGCGCAAGTCCCCGCGCACCAGCGTCA
This Streptomyces sp. NBC_01283 DNA region includes the following protein-coding sequences:
- a CDS encoding ATP-dependent RecD-like DNA helicase; amino-acid sequence: MSSPAKAAASTAKAAAGTAVVEGVLERITYANEENGYTVARVDTGRGSGDLLTVVGALLGAQAGESLRMEGRWGSHAQYGKQFTVENYTTILPATIQGIRRYLGSGLIKGIGPVMADRITTHFGVDTLDIIEKEPKRLVEVPGLGPKRTKMIAAAWEEQKAIKEVMVFLQGVGVSTSIAVRIYKKYADASISIVKNEPYRLAADVWGIGFLTADRIAQSVGIPHDSPERVKAGLQYALSQSTDQGNCYLPEDRLIADAVKLLQVDTGLVIDCLAELATEEEGVVRETVPGPGGEESVTAVYLIPFHRAELSLSAQLLRLLRTPEDRMPAFQDVAWDKALSWLAARTGADLAPGQEEAVRLALTQKAAVLTGGPGCGKSFTVRSIVELARAKKAKVVLAAPTGRAAKRLAELTGTEASTVHRLLELKPGGDAAYDKDRPLDADLVVVDEASMLDLLLANKLVKAVAPGAHLLFVGDVDQLPSVGAGEVLRDMLSEQSPIPAVRLTHIFRQAKQSGVVTNAHRINSGVPPITQGLSDFFLFVEDETEDAGRVTVDVAARRIPAKFGLDPRRDVQVLAPMHRGPAGAGNLNGLLQQAITPSRPDVPEKRFGGRVFRVGDKVTQIRNNYEKGQNGVFNGTVGVVTSLDSDEQRLTVLTDEDEEIPYDFDELDELAHAYAVTIHRSQGSEYPAVVIPVTTGAWMMLQRNLLYTAVTRAKKLVVLVGSRKALGQAVRTVSAGRRCTALDFRLAGGRGSAPGSTPGATPGSASRNFDRSNE
- a CDS encoding citrate synthase, translating into MVETVRAPRRRGTTSVRDDVSDNSVVLRYGDGEYTYPVIDSTVGDKGFDIGKLRAQTGLVTLDSGYGNTAAYKSAITYLDGEQGILRYRGYPIEQLAERSTFTEVAYLLINGELPKVDELASFKNEITQHTLLHEDVKRFYDGFPRDAHPMAMLSSVVSALSTFYQDSHNPFDEEQRDLSTIRLLAKLPTIAAYAYKKSVGHPVVYPRNDLGYVENFLRMTFSVPAAEYDLDPVVVSALDKLLILHADHEQNCSTSTVRLVGSSQANMFASISAGISALWGPLHGGANQSVLEMLEGIKQDGGDVDNFIRKVKNKEDGVKLMGFGHRVYKNFDPRAKIIKAAAHDVLSALGKDDELLDIALKLEEHALADDYFVERKLYPNVDFYTGLIYRAMGFPTEMFTVLFALGRLPGWIAQWHEMIKEPGSRIGRPRQIYTGEVLRDFVPVEGR